The following nucleotide sequence is from Prosthecobacter sp..
AAGAAGTCGTTTCCTTCGAGCCGCATGGCCTCGTACTCGATGGAGTAGCGCATGCGCGGTAAATCAGCGGATTTCCAGGGATCAAACCGCACCCCAGTCATCGGCTGGCCGGGATGCAGGGTGATTTCGCCGTCTTTGATGGAGACGCTGCCCTCTTCCGCAATGCCTGCGGCTTTCCATGAAGCGGTAAACTCATCGGCAAGGAGCTTCCACTCGCTGCGACGTGGCGGACCGCAGTGCGTGAGGACAAAAAAGAGGCAGAGCCATGCGGCCCTGCCTCCGAAGCGTGTGATGCTCTGGTTCATCAGCCTTTCACATCATAGCAGGAGATGAACTCCTGGTCGCGCAGGTAGAGCTTGCCGCCGGCGACGACGGGATGCGTCCAGATGCGGCCATCGGGAGAGCGCTGGGAGCTCTGCGCCTCCAGCTTGAAGCTGCTGACCAGTTTCCAGCCGCTTTTCGACACCTCCACCAGCGCGATGGTGCCATCTCTCTCAGCCTGACAGTACAGCATGCCATCCGCGCTGGTCACCGCGCCTTTGCCGATGCCCTGATCCTGCCACACGACCTCGCCGGTCTTAAAATCCTGGCAGGTCCAGCCGCCGGGGCGGCCGTCGCTGTGGCCGTAGAGCAGTCCGTCGATCAGGATGACACCGCCGTGGTGATTGACCATGTTCTTGTTGGAATAAACCTCCTCCACGCTGCCGGAGCCGAGTTTCACCGCCTTGCAGCCGACGCCGTAACCGGCGGCGACATAGATCTGCCCGTCATTGTAGATCGGTGTCGGAATCACTGCGGTGGCGCCTGGAAAATCACTTTTCCACAGCACTTTGCCGTCCTTGGAAACACCCAGAATGGTCTTCATCAAGAGCTGCACATACTGGCGCTGGCCGCCGTGATCGATGGGGATGATGGAGGAGTACTGGGCGTTCTCTGTCACGTCGTTGGTCTGCCACTCGACCTTGCCAGTCTTCGTGCTCAGCGCGGCGATGGCACCCTTCGACCCGCCGGGCGTGACGATCACAAGATCGCCGTCCACCAGCGGAGACTCGGTGTAGCCCCAGTTTTGCAGAGCGCCGCCGAGATCCTTCGTGAGGCTTTTCGTCCAGTCTTGCTTGCCCGTGGCGGCGTCGAGGCAGACGAGATCACCGTTGCCGCCGATGGCATACACCTTGCCGCCTGCCACGGTGGGCGTACAGCGCGGGCCGTCGCCCCACTTGTTCTTGTAAATCGCACCCACAGGAGAATCCCACACTTTTTTGCCCGTGGCGGCGTCGAGGCAGACGACCTTCTCCTCCGCGTCGTAAAGTCCCATCGTGTAAAGCTTGCCACCCGCGATGGCGAAGCCGGAATAGCCGAGGCCAGCATCCTCGTTTACCCACACACGCTTGGGGCCGTCTGAGGGCCATTTCTTGAGCAGGCCGGTTTCCTTTGAGACATCATCACGGTTCGGGCCGCGCCACTGCGGCCAGTCGCCTGCGGCAGCACCGCTTCCGCCTGATCCGCCGCCGAGCAGCGCTTGATCAGCCTTGCTGAGGCTGGTCACGGGCAGGGTGATGGTCGTGCCGTTCTCACGTTTCAGGGTGACCTTGCCGCCCTGCACACCGACGAGTTCGGCTTTGATCTCATGCGCGCCGGAGGCGTCCTTCCAGATGCGGATTTCCGCCTGCACGGCAAGCGTGAGGCACAGTGACAACAGGACGGTGGCGGTGGTCTTCATGGTGGTGAGTGGAATGGTGCTCCGATCAAACGGGCAACAACCATCGGGTTTTAGCACGAACCGCCATTTTAGGGTACTCGCTATTTTGAACGGGTGGCATTGACTTGGTGGCGGGAGCTTGCTGGAATGGCCGGATGAAGGCACGAACAGCTCTTGTCACCTTGGTATTGATCACGCAGGCCGCATGGGCGCAGCAGTCGAACACAGGCAAACCCATGGCGGTGCTGCCAAGTCTCACGGACCCGGCCATCCAGCAGTTCAACGGCCCGCATTCATGCATTGAGCCGACGGCCGCGCCGCGCGGCGAGCTGCTGCTGTTTCTGCCTGGAACGAACGCGGAGAGCGGCAGCGGTGCGACAGCCTTTCGTCAGACGGCGGCGGCCTGCGGCTACCATGTGATCTCACTGATGTACCCGTGTGACATCGCCGCGCAGCAGGTCTGTCGCAGTGATGAAGACCCGACGTCTTATGGCAGGTTCCGCTTGGAAATCCTCACCGGCAGGGATTTGTCCCCGCATGTGCAGGTGTCGGTGACGGACTCCGTCTTCAACCGGCTGACGAAAGTGATTCAGCATCTGGCAAAGAAGCGCCCCCGGCAGGGCTGGGGCCAGTTTCTGGGTGGCGAGACGATTTTGTGGTCAAAGATCGCCGTTTCAGGGCAGTCGCAGGGCGGTGGGCATGCGGCGATGATTGCGAAGCAGCACCTCGTGGCGCGTGTGCTCATGTTTGGATCACCGAAGGATTTCAGCGCGAAGCTGCAAGGCCCGGCGAAGTTTTATGGACCGCCGCAGCAGACGCCGCTGGCGCGCTATTTCGCCTTCAACCATGCTCAGGACAAACAAGGGGCCTGCACGCCAGAGCAGCAGTGGGATATCCTGCGGCTGCTGGGTTTTGATGATTCGAAAAAAGCGCTGGTGGATGGTGCACAGCCTCCGTTCGGTGGTGCGCATGTGCTGCTGACGAACAAGCAGTTGCCGGACATGGCGATGCTTAAAATTCACAACGCGGCGCTGACACAGCGAGAGTTTGAGCCGGTGTGGAACTACCTGCTCACGGCTCCGGTGCCGTGAAATGCCCCAACGCGTCACCCGCCCATGTCCTGCAGCAGGGCCTCGGCGGCGGCACGGGCGGGCTGGTCTTTGAAGGAGCTTTCTTTGAGCATCATGCGCAGCAGTTGGCGGGCGGCGTCGGCTTTTTCGCTGCGGCGGAGCATTTCGGCCCGGTACAAACGCAGTCGCAGCAGGTCGGCGGGATTCTTGGTGGTGGATTCGGCATGTTCGAGGAGGTCGATGGCCTCGATGTGTTTCGATTGGAGCGAGGAAAGAAGGGCGGTGAGTTCGAGGAGACGGAAACTTTGGCGTTTTCCGGCGAGTTCGGTGATGGCCGTCTTGATGCGTGCATCAGTGTCGGCACCCATACGCTGGACCATGCCTTGGTAGAGCGCGTAATCGCGATCTGCACCGTCGCCGAGCTTGGCTCCGATGCCTTTGCCGAAGGGACGATACAATGGATCGCCGAGGACGACGTTCATCCAGGAAAGCGCTGGCGTGGCATTCCACGCAGCCTCGCCGACGGTGAAGCCTTCGAGGAGGCGCTTGTTGAAGATGTCGAAGTGCAGTGTGAGCGAGAGATAGGGCTCAAACACATTGCCAAAAGTGACGGCGGCTCCTTTGGAGAGCAGCGGACCGGCCCAGGCCTTGTCATGAGAGCGAATGATGCTGGCACTGAACGAATGCAGGTGGCAGGCGATGGCACCGCGCTTGAATTGAAACGAAGGTGAACTTAACGCACCGGTGATGTGGTCGGTGTACCAGCCGAAGTAAAGAATGGTGTCGGGCAGCGGCCATGCATCGCGCAACACAGGTTCGGAGCGGTCGATGAACACAGGAATGCCGGCCCGGCGGAAGGAATCAGTGCTGCTTTTGAGCCATTCTTCGCCTTCCTGATACGCGCCGGTTTTTTGGGCGAGATCAACGACCGCACGGCCGAGCAGGCCGGTTTGCTCGGCGTGGATCGCATCGTCGATCATGCGCTTCACGGTTTTGTCATCAGGACCATCGAGTCTGCCGACGATCAGCAGGCCGGGCGAACCTTGAAAATGCGGAAAGCGCGCCTGCTGGTCGAAGTAAGGATTGCGCAGACCGCCTTTGACGGGCGGATGGCTGAGACCGAGCACGGTGAGTTCGGAATCGACGCTGGCCTCGTCTTCTTCGGATTGTTTGGGGTTGGGTGGGCCGCGTCGGATTTGAAACGGCACGCCGCGCATGAGCACGAGCACGCGAACATGCGAGGACAGGGCCATGGGTGAACGAATGCCGTCGCCCGTGAGCGGTTTGCCGGGCACAGGCGGCTCGGCGATCCACCAGTGCCTGGATTCGAAGAGTTTGATCAACGGCTGGCGCAGCAGCGAGTCGAACTCACCTCGTGACATGGAATCCTCCTGCGGGCAGCGCAGGCCGATGACGCGCTCCTTTGGGATGTGGCGCTTTTCGGCGTAGTAGGCGGCGAGTTCGGCGGAACCAGGAAAGTCGGGGTTGAAAACGACGGCGGTTTCAGCGGCGGCATCCCAGTCGGTCATGATCTGGCCATGCGTGGAGGCACTGAAGGTCATCAGTACGAGCATGCGGCATGCTGACAGCCAGGTTGTTCTCATGCCCATTCGAGTTTGAGGCCGTCGTAGGCGATGTTCACGCCGGGCGGCAGTTTGGGATCTTCGACCGCGTGCATGATCTCGCACTGGATGTGTGTGAACCAGGTCTGCCGCGGCTGAAGTTCACGCTGCACGGCCAGCGTTTCCTCAAAGTTCATGTGCGTGGAGTGCGGCGTGTGACGCAGGGCGTCGATGATGAGCGTATCGACACCACGCAGCGCTTCGAGCGACTGCGGCAGCAGCGTTTTGCAGTCTGGAATGTAAGCACAAAGCTTTTTCCCGCCGCGTGAGAAGAGGAAGCCGATGGTCTCGACCTTGCCGTGCTGGACGGGCAGGGGAGTGATGGTGGTCTCGCCAATATGAAACGGGCCGTGAATCTGCTTCGGAAACGGCTTCAAATAACCACGGTAGCGA
It contains:
- a CDS encoding PQQ-binding-like beta-propeller repeat protein, whose protein sequence is MKTTATVLLSLCLTLAVQAEIRIWKDASGAHEIKAELVGVQGGKVTLKRENGTTITLPVTSLSKADQALLGGGSGGSGAAAGDWPQWRGPNRDDVSKETGLLKKWPSDGPKRVWVNEDAGLGYSGFAIAGGKLYTMGLYDAEEKVVCLDAATGKKVWDSPVGAIYKNKWGDGPRCTPTVAGGKVYAIGGNGDLVCLDAATGKQDWTKSLTKDLGGALQNWGYTESPLVDGDLVIVTPGGSKGAIAALSTKTGKVEWQTNDVTENAQYSSIIPIDHGGQRQYVQLLMKTILGVSKDGKVLWKSDFPGATAVIPTPIYNDGQIYVAAGYGVGCKAVKLGSGSVEEVYSNKNMVNHHGGVILIDGLLYGHSDGRPGGWTCQDFKTGEVVWQDQGIGKGAVTSADGMLYCQAERDGTIALVEVSKSGWKLVSSFKLEAQSSQRSPDGRIWTHPVVAGGKLYLRDQEFISCYDVKG
- a CDS encoding TIGR03790 family protein encodes the protein MRTTWLSACRMLVLMTFSASTHGQIMTDWDAAAETAVVFNPDFPGSAELAAYYAEKRHIPKERVIGLRCPQEDSMSRGEFDSLLRQPLIKLFESRHWWIAEPPVPGKPLTGDGIRSPMALSSHVRVLVLMRGVPFQIRRGPPNPKQSEEDEASVDSELTVLGLSHPPVKGGLRNPYFDQQARFPHFQGSPGLLIVGRLDGPDDKTVKRMIDDAIHAEQTGLLGRAVVDLAQKTGAYQEGEEWLKSSTDSFRRAGIPVFIDRSEPVLRDAWPLPDTILYFGWYTDHITGALSSPSFQFKRGAIACHLHSFSASIIRSHDKAWAGPLLSKGAAVTFGNVFEPYLSLTLHFDIFNKRLLEGFTVGEAAWNATPALSWMNVVLGDPLYRPFGKGIGAKLGDGADRDYALYQGMVQRMGADTDARIKTAITELAGKRQSFRLLELTALLSSLQSKHIEAIDLLEHAESTTKNPADLLRLRLYRAEMLRRSEKADAARQLLRMMLKESSFKDQPARAAAEALLQDMGG
- a CDS encoding MBL fold metallo-hydrolase; amino-acid sequence: MSMQLTFLGTGTSVGIPVIGCDCAVCRSTDPHDKRLRCSVYIQTPEAAWVVDTAPDFRMQCLRENIRQLDAAIFTHPHMDHLTGFDDLRRFTVESDHFMPIYGTAECLAVLERMFIYAFNGENRYRGYLKPFPKQIHGPFHIGETTITPLPVQHGKVETIGFLFSRGGKKLCAYIPDCKTLLPQSLEALRGVDTLIIDALRHTPHSTHMNFEETLAVQRELQPRQTWFTHIQCEIMHAVEDPKLPPGVNIAYDGLKLEWA